In a genomic window of Lepisosteus oculatus isolate fLepOcu1 chromosome 5, fLepOcu1.hap2, whole genome shotgun sequence:
- the lrif1 gene encoding ligand-dependent nuclear receptor-interacting factor 1 encodes MIMNNNFVRFSVPLKPSDNLPASSNQSVSHGYYQVMPTICSNGQNILKLIPVQKVGGQFLQMQAKINLSSTYKNSDAEALVTTNQPAIRFTPTTVSPGPIAILQQTSPGKFILKRQSDGNVLVNPIHGMGQLQEKVTFATTCSPVHIQVPVTPHKPQQTSAPVEVLALNSTKTPSVLNLKQLPVTVKSPVLPNGHCLQIPANAEVKSFPASALPQAIKKKILPPTINCSVEASDPSKNAQTVIYVSPVNTIKTMSPVQTIPVSSATEALTHLLKVAKHSVGNDPVTTTAKSALPKSSQNTASPIKWVVQENPDAPAPCLVPVTTKDITTDILKTLTRIEKQGKDEQNVASKSTVSQDIQPKVTAGKDNALVMCNGKLYFVAKKTSEFSNISSQSQKVSENIGKDSSVASHQNPPSSQNLPAASSRLRTSDLHCQHMEPILINDGPDDIVDLCNEGSQDEPTHQKNVESNKVQSPVNQSSRNDDDDDSNVIFVSYIPPKTAVESNKDRESVPRTSPSACSRPEKSTVDSGQQQSIGNFSGKRKCESDSQLRKQFGITSEIKICLQRAPLHDKLVRDKSQRSPSTSKCTLEGIRKLIQGSRMEMKTKKHVEVVVVPDLDATPKRELESSPCDETKKRKLELPENISGTASTSGANAIAPSEEKFASSTSTSSGVQRLEKKEVQLGKESNTLRSSERSILNVTSSDSEVISSGMACAVTKCDTFSPMKAILPAMANSAMDEIKETEELGPALSNSVAEVAGVQNAVKCNKPQESYTNSSVRKEIHAPSKTDPVMEKGMPNLSLSSAIRTESNRIEALVNISLEAAAAKKNVAKSCESSDCSVPMEICSLSTSFETSVEHCTSDDLYTVTPMDAEEIVRDEKIKRLRELLKQKEAALEVLRKDIIKQP; translated from the exons ATGATCATGAATAATAACTTTGTGAGATTTTCAGTACCGCTTAAACCTAGCGATAATCTACCGGCATCTTCAAACCAAAG tgtgtcACATGGATATTATCAAGTAATGCCTACCATATGCTCCAATgggcaaaatattttaaaactgattccAGTTCAGAAAGTTGGTGGGCAGTTTCTTCAGATGCAAgcaaaaattaatttgtcaagcacttataaAAACAGTGATGCTGAAGCACTTGTGACTACCAACCAACCCGCCATCCGTTTCACCCCTACTACAGTTTCCCCTGGACCAATTGCTATTTTACAACAGACTAGCCCTGGCAAATTCATTCTGAAAAGACAGTCAGATGGGAATGTTTTAGTAAATCCAATTCACGGAATGGGACAACTCCAGGAGAAAGTTACTTTTGCCACAACATGTTCTCCAGTTCATATTCAGGTTCCAGTAACACCACACAAGCCACAGCAAACCTCTGCTCCAGTGGAAGTGCTTGCTCTAAATTCTACTAAAACACCTTCTGTTTTAAATCTGAAACAGCTTCCCGTCACTGTAAAATCACCAGTACTCCCTAATGGCCATTGTCTCCAAATCCCTGCTAATGCAGAAGTTAAATCATTTCCAGCCTCTGCTCTTCCCCAGGcaatcaaaaagaaaatattacctCCAACCATTAACTGTAGTGTAGAGGCTTCTGATCCTAGCAAAAACGCTCAGACAGTAATTTATGTGTCACCAGTCAATACTATTAAAACTATGAGTCCAGTCCAGACTATCCCAGTGTCCTCCGCTACAGAAGCACTTACACATTTATTGAAAGTTGCTAAGCACTCAGTTGGTAATGATCCTGTAACAACCACAGCTAAATCTGCTCTGCCGAAAAGTAGTCAAAATACAGCTTCTCCAATCAAATGGGTTGTTCAGGAAAATCCAGATGCACCTGCACCATGTCTTGTTCCTGTAACCACCAAAGACATAACTACTGATATTTTGAAAACACTGACACGAATTGAGAAACAAGGAAAGGATGAACAGAACGTAGCATCAAAATCAACTGTTTCCCAGGATATCCAGCCCAAAGTCACTGCAGGAAAAGATAATGCCTTAGTCATGTGCAATGGAAAACTGTATTTTGTAGCCAAGAAAACATCTGAGTTCAGTAATATCTCCTCTCAGTCACAGAAAGTGAGTGAAAACATTGGTAAGGATTCTTCTGTAGCAAGCCATCAAAATCCACCCTCATCGCAGAACCTGCCTGCTGCTTCAAGTAGGTTACGAACATCAGATTTGCATTGCCAACATATGGAGCCAATTTTGATTAATGATGGTCCAGATGATATTGTTGACTTATGCAATGAAGGATCTCAGGATGAGCCTACACATCAGAAGAATGTAGAAAGTAACAAGGTGCAGTCCCCTGTGAACCAATCTTCTAGAAACGATGATGACGATGACTCAAATGTGATATTTGTGTCCTACATACCACCAAAAACAGCTGTGGAATCAAATAAGGACAGGGAGAGTGTTCCTAGAACTTCACCAAGTGCCTGCAGTAGACCTGAGAAG aGCACTGTGGATTCAGGTCAGCAGCAAAGCATAGGCAATTTCTCAGGAAAACGTAAATGTGAAAGTGATAGCCAACTGAGAAAGCAGTTTGGGATCACATCAGAAATTAAAATCTGTTTGCAAAGAGCTCCTTTGCATGATAAGTTAGTTCGAGATAAGAGTCAACGAAGTCCTTCCACTAGTAAGTGCACATTGGAGGGTATCCGGAAGTTAATCCAGGGATCAAGGATGGAgatgaaaacaaagaaacatgTAGAG GTTGTGGTGGTACCTGACCTTGATGCAACCCCAAAAAGGGAGCTTGAAAGCAGCCCATGTGATGAGACCAAGAAAAGGAAACTGGAATTACCTGAAAATATTTCAGGAACTGCCTCTACTTCAGGAGCAAACGCAATAGCTCCTTCAGAAGAAAAATTTGCATCATCAACGAGCACATCTTCTGGTGTACAAAGGCTGGAAAAGAAAGAGGTTCAGTTGGGCAAAGAATCAAACACTTTGAGATCAAGTGAGAGATCAATACTAAATGTAACTAGCTCAGATTCTGAAGTGATATCCAGCGGCATGGCATGTGCAGTGACAAAATGTGACACCTTTTCTCCAATGAAGGCGATATTGCCTGCAATGGCAAATTCTGCAATGGATGAAATCAAAGAGACTGAAGAGCTTGGTCCAGCCTTGAGCAACAGTGTTGCAGAGGTCGCTGGGGTCCAGAATGCAGTGAAGTGTAATAAGCCTCAGGAATCATACACTAACAGTAGCGTAAGAAAGGAAATTCATGCACCAAGTAAGACAGACCCTGTCATGGAAAAAGGAATGCCTAATCTATCATTGTCAAGTGCTATTAGAACGGAGTCAAATCGTATTGAGGCCCTGGTCAACATCAGTTTAGAAGCCGCAGCAGCAAAGAAAAATGTAGCTAAATCATGTGAAAGCTCAGACTGTTCTGTACCGATGGAAATTTGCAGCTTGTCGACCTCTTTTGAAACAAGTGTTGAACACTGCACAAGTGATGACCTCTATACCGTAACGCCCATGGACGCAGAGGAAATTGTACGAGATGAGAAAATCAAAAGGTTAAGAgaacttttaaaacagaaggaAGCCGCTCTGGAAGTGCTGAGGAAGGACATCATAAAACAGCCATAA
- the LOC107076838 gene encoding uncharacterized protein has translation MCSSPADIVPKHGGSGCPSSDVIDVGDRRLFIDRMQIQISVEAEVKTIPLKALPPSFIKRMGLSFRSVQDQTGDPDPIVLCISPVRAMEAEEFGKQSQAVDKNAAGCGLEGDCKRSTCLLPVKTSNLMAFKVLKNLYDNQSSDAIDPLKEILKSCGAACVPQGKTFRFKQDALIIHNRKVYLFINKAKGVQEKLQLRNPSQAGPMPSCAPESTHPVTAQKSLSVSPTSETQPGPVCTTPQSCSGSPKQGLSSVSSAPVKEHAKPFDIRVLKKRFGVSQELQVTVARLPNKNLRGPIKEQSTSSDAGKGGVQQCELLDPCHVESQSPDAEEPTATEALEADEVEQSAVDDAAEQASSEDLDDEPPSKKSKLDSEGQETCFPDPEPREAGPLLAEQAGGDGVQESEVGLDFSLSDLGFTTVFDFDQSVRDEKISRIKALLKEKEAALNRLKKPDSLP, from the exons ATGTGTTCCAGCCCTGCAGATATTGTTCCCAAGCACGGTGGCAGTGGATGTCCTTCCAGTGATGTAATAGATGTAggggacaggaggctcttcatTGACAGAATGCAGATCCAGATCTCGGTAGAAGCAGAGGTGAAAACCATTCCTCTAAAAGCCCTGCCTCCTTCCTTCATTAAGAGGATGGGTCTGTCCTTTAGAAGTGTCCAGGACCAGACGGGAGATCCAGACCCGATAGTGCTGTGCATTTCTCCAGTCCGCGCTATGGAAGCAGAGGAATTTGGCAAACAGTCTCAAGCCGTCGACAAGAACGCAGCTGGCTGTGGACTCGAGGGTGACTGTAAGCGGAGCACATGCCTGCTTCCAGTTAAAACCTCCAATCTGATGGCTTTTAAAGTCCTGAAGAACCTCTATGACAACCAGAGCTCTGATGCCATTGACCCGCTTAAGGAGATTCTGAAATCGTGCGGCGCTGCCTGTGTCCCCCAGGGCAAAACGTTCCGGTTCAAGCAGGATGCGCTGATCATCCACAACAGAAAGGTGTACCTGTTCATTAACAAGGCAAAGGGGGTGCAGGAGAAACTGCAACTCAGGAACCCTTCGCAGGCAGGGCCCATGCCGAGCTGTGCTCCAGAATCCACCCATCCTGTTACTGCCCAGAAGAGTCTCTCCGTTTCCCCCACCAGTGAGACACAGCCTGGTCCAGTGTGCACCACCCCTCAAAGTTGCTCTGGATCCCCGAAGCAG GGCTTGTCCAGTGTCTCTAGTGCCCCCGTAAAAGAGCACGCCAAGCCCTTTGACATCAGGGTTTTGAAGAAGAGGTTTGGAGTTTCCCAGGAACTGCAGGTTACAGTCGCCAGGCTTCCTAATAAGAACTTGCGGGGCCCAATAAAAGAACAGAGCACCTCCTCTGACGCGGGAAAGGGTGGTGTGCAGCAATGTGAGCTACTGGATCCGTGCCATGTAGAG AGCCAGAGCCCGGATGCTGAAGAACCTACTGCAACCGAGGCGCTGGAGGCTGACGAAGTGGAGCAGAGCGCAGTGGACGATGCTGCGGAACAGGCCAGCAGTGAGGATTTGGACGATGAACCTCCTTCCAAAAAATCCAAACTGGACTCGGAAGGCCAGGAGACCTGCTTCCCTGACCCTGAGCCCCGGGAGGCAGGGCCTCTTTTGGCTGAGCAGGCAGGGGGAGACGGAGTGCAGGAAAGCGAAGTGGGGCTGGACTTCTCCTTGTCCGACCTGGGGTTCACCACGGTGTTTGATTTTGACCAGTCCGTGCGGGATGAGAAAATCAGTCGCATCAAAGCCCTGCTGAAAGAGAAGGAGGCCGCGCTGAACAGACTGAAGAAGCCAGATTCTTTGCCGTGA
- the igf3 gene encoding insulin-like growth factor 3 isoform X2: protein MKSSGHVSKPVCMASSSTGQRALKVSWIRRLWVTYAVLCFLALPQRGTATKSRCGRELLADLEFVCGDRGYYRGNAQGYGRRLRGKGIVEQCCLRGCDLQHLESYCAKPQRSRRSAPSVEPHSQEGKLREIFRKHVLAPSRNLESIRLNKVVALGNRNLPEPGAATSVPRISRHSFLLKEISRKDVERQP from the exons ATGAAGTCTTCAGGGCATGTCTCCAAACCAGTCTGCATGGCATCCTCCTCCACAGGGCAACGTGCACTGAAG GTGTCCTGGATCCGGAGGCTGTGGGTGACCTACGCTGTTCTGTGCTTCCTAGCGCTGCCACAGAGGGGCACAGCCACAAAGTCCCGCTGCGGCCGGGAGCTGCTGGCCGACCTGGAGTTCGTGTGTGGGGACAGAGGCTACTACAGAG GGAATGCACAAGGCTACGGCAGGAGGCTGCGAGGGAAGGGCATCGTGGAGCAGTGCTGCCTGCGCGGCTGTGACCTCCAGCACCTGGAGTCCTACTGCGCCAAGCCCCAACGCTCAAGGAGATCGGCACCCAGCGTGGAGCCGCACAGCCAG GAGGGAAAACTGCGGGAAATCTTCAGAAAGCATGTCCTGGCTCCCTCCAGGAATTTGGAATCCATCAGGCTGAATAAGGTTGTGGCATTGGGGAATCGGAACCTACCAGAGCCCGGGGCCGCTACTTCTGTGCCTAGGATCTCCAGGCACTCCTTCCTGCTGAAGGAGATATCCAGAAAGGATGTGGAAAGACAGCCCTGA
- the igf3 gene encoding insulin-like growth factor 3 isoform X1 — translation MKSSGHVSKPVCMASSSTGQRALKVSWIRRLWVTYAVLCFLALPQRGTATKSRCGRELLADLEFVCGDRGYYRGSKPLDRQVLSLPVIAGNAQGYGRRLRGKGIVEQCCLRGCDLQHLESYCAKPQRSRRSAPSVEPHSQEGKLREIFRKHVLAPSRNLESIRLNKVVALGNRNLPEPGAATSVPRISRHSFLLKEISRKDVERQP, via the exons ATGAAGTCTTCAGGGCATGTCTCCAAACCAGTCTGCATGGCATCCTCCTCCACAGGGCAACGTGCACTGAAG GTGTCCTGGATCCGGAGGCTGTGGGTGACCTACGCTGTTCTGTGCTTCCTAGCGCTGCCACAGAGGGGCACAGCCACAAAGTCCCGCTGCGGCCGGGAGCTGCTGGCCGACCTGGAGTTCGTGTGTGGGGACAGAGGCTACTACAGAG GAAGCAAACCGCTGGACAGACAGGTGCTCAGCCTGCCTGTCATTGCAGGGAATGCACAAGGCTACGGCAGGAGGCTGCGAGGGAAGGGCATCGTGGAGCAGTGCTGCCTGCGCGGCTGTGACCTCCAGCACCTGGAGTCCTACTGCGCCAAGCCCCAACGCTCAAGGAGATCGGCACCCAGCGTGGAGCCGCACAGCCAG GAGGGAAAACTGCGGGAAATCTTCAGAAAGCATGTCCTGGCTCCCTCCAGGAATTTGGAATCCATCAGGCTGAATAAGGTTGTGGCATTGGGGAATCGGAACCTACCAGAGCCCGGGGCCGCTACTTCTGTGCCTAGGATCTCCAGGCACTCCTTCCTGCTGAAGGAGATATCCAGAAAGGATGTGGAAAGACAGCCCTGA